Part of the Anguilla rostrata isolate EN2019 chromosome 10, ASM1855537v3, whole genome shotgun sequence genome, TGAAGATCATTTCATCATTCAAGCAGTTGCAGGATGAAGGGGGTGAGGAGGCTTCCTCTAAACGCGACTCTCCTTCCTCACCTAGGAGTCTTCCCAGCTCCAACTTGATATTGAAGAATTCGAGCAGCACTGAATATTCCTCATCTTACATATCAGGCTACACAGAATCTGCTGGCAGCACAATTTTTAGGTACACTTCTGAACCAGTGCATAAGTCTCAGCCATATTCACAAGTGAAATCAAATATGTCAAACAGTACAGAATCCTCAGTTTTGTCTGAAAGAGGAGACTTTGAAAAGGCAGATTCAGGCATGGATTTGGAGATAAATGATTCTAGAAGTAGCTCAGATGATGAACTAGAGGTTCTTAATGTCAATGAAGGTTCCACTAAGCAGCAGCTGTCTGAAGAAGATAACAAAATGCTAGAAAAAGAAGGAATACCATTTAGGAAGTACATGAACAGGTTCCAATGccctttttgttcttttcttacCACACATCGTCAAAGTATCTCCCGTCACATTGAGAACATCCATCTCTCTGGCAAGACGACTGTATACAAATGTGATGAGTGCCATTTCCTTTGCACCAGTCAGCTCAGGTTAGCTGCTCATAAGAAGTGTCACATGGAGACTTCCTCAGAGTGGGAACCTGGGGacatacaaaatgaaaacccGGCAGGTCAGAGTGAGGAGCCGATGAATGGAGTCAATGGCAGTGGCAAAGTTATTGATAAAAAGTCCAGAACATCAGCTGAGCTCAGTGAACAGAATCCTTACTGCTGCACACTCTGCAGCTTTTCCACAACCTCACTGAAAGATCTGCGTGATCACCAACAACAGAAGCATACCTGCTGCCAAGAGGTGAAAGTAACTGCTGTTGAAGAATCATCTACTGAGCAACATGACTCTGAGCTAGAAACATACAGTCCTTCCAACTATctacaaaaaactaaaatgtcaaTTCTTGggttttcttccaaaaaagcaGTCAAAACAGCTAGAAAGTCTATCAATGATGTACCTCTGGATCTGTCTCCGCTTAAAAAGAGAACAAGAATAGATGAAATTGCCACCAACCTGCAGACGAAGATCAGTCAAAGCAAACAGCAGGTGGACACAATGATAAATCTGGAAGACGTTGATGATGTGGAGGAAGTGAATGGAAGTTGTGTTGAGATGGGAGAAGCTGGGCAAGATGAATGGCAGCTGAGGAAGCCTAGCGGGTTCCACAGGCAGCGCGTCCATTTGAGAGAGCTGGAGGATCCTGAAGAGGGCATTATAGGGAAGGAAAAGCACACCCCTCAGCAAAAATTTAGCCCCAGTAATGTTCCCATCCAGCCAACTTCGGACAGTGAAGAAAATGTAGATGAGTATTGTGTTTCTGCTGAATCTAAAGGTCTGCAAGATCAAACTGACCAGGACAGCCAAGACGATTTTCAAGAGGGGCCTGGGACACTTTTTTACTGCAAGCACTGTGAATACCATAACAAGTCAGCCCGTAGTGTGAGTACACATTATCAGAGAATGCACCCCTACATAAAGTTTAGCTTTAGATACATCTTAGATCCAGAGGATCAGAGTGCTGTCTTCCGTTGCTTGGAGTGTTATGTTGAATATACAACCTTTGATGACCTTAATCAGCACTACGGGGAGCATCACCCTGAAGCCATTAATGTCCTAAACTTAAATCAGCCTGATTTGGTGTACAAGTGCCGTTTCTGTCTATACACCAGTCCAAATGTTCGTAGCTTGATGCCTCATTACCAAAGAATGCACCCAacagttaaaataaacaatgcaatgATATTTTCTAGTTATATCGTTGAACAGCCTGAAAAAGAACTGTCTGAGTCCCAAACATTGAGGGAAATTTTAAACTCTGGTCCGAATAATTTTGCCTATTCCACTTCTACACCCAGATCCTCAGCACAGTCTAGTCCTGTTCATAGTAAAACACCGGAATCATGCCAGGAACATGCTGTTCTTAAAGAATCCATGTTCAACAATGTTGTAGTCTATGACTGTGACATCTGCTCCTTTTCCAGTCCAAACATGCATTCTGTCCTGGTTCACTATCAGAAATCACACCCACAGCAAAAAGCCTCTTACATACGCATCCAAAAATCCATGAGGGAAGTTGATAAATGTCAGACTTCAGGTACTACAACATGTGACAGTAACACACATAGTGCTCCAAAAATATCTAATGCAAGTCCATTGGGAATAGGTGATGAAATGTATCACTGCAAACATTGTGTATATAGCAACCGGTCAGTGGTTGGTGTGCTTGTTCATTATCAAAAGAGGCATCCGGAAGTAAAGGTGACTGCTAAATATATCAAACATGCACCTCCTACCCCTGGTGTACTGAAATTAATGGAAGACTTACAGCTTGTACTgccaaagcagtttttaaaaccattcaacAACAAAGTAATAGATTCCTCCAGCTCATCCGTCTCTAGGTCTGGTGGAGGCAAGGAAGAGGTAGAgatgctgtttttctgtcagcACTGTGACTATGGAAATCGCACAGTGAAAGGGGTCTTGATTCATTGTCAGAAAAAGCACAGGGATGTAAAGGCAAATGCTGATTTGGTTCGCAGACACACTGCTGTGGTCCGTAGCCAACGAGAGAAAGCTCCGCTGACCCGTTCTGGCAGTGCGTCCATCACCTCCTGTGCTCCTGATTTAGAGAAAATGAGGCCCCTTCGATCGCTGAGGTGTCGGCTCTGCCCTTACACTTCTCCGTATGTTTATGCTTTGAGAAAGCACCTGAAGAAGGATCATCCCACCTTGAAGGCCGCAGCCATAACCATTTTACAGTGGGCTTATCAAGACGGCGTACTGCAGGCAGGCTATCACTGTGAATGGTGCATCTATTCCCATTCAGAACCAAATGGATTGCTCATGCATTACCAAAGACGTCACCCTGAGCACAATGTTGACTATGCGTACATGGCCGCCAAACTGTGGGCAGGTCCTGACAGCCCTGCCTCACCACCACAGGGAAGCTCAGACACCAAGCGCTACCAATGCAGAAACTGTGACTTTGAGGCTAGCTCTGTCTGGGACATCACAAACCACTACCACGCTGTTCACCCCTGGGCCATCAAAGCAGATGAGTCCATACTCCTGGATATCATCAAAGGTAGCCAATCATCAGGAACGACGCAAACTCAAGTGTCTGAAGTTCATGTTGCTTTGTCCAACCAGTTTGATAGTTACGCCTGTAAGCACAGTGCAGAGACATTAGATGTAGGACCTCCTCCAGAAACAGTCACTCGTCTTTCCTTTGCTAGTACCTCTATTTCATATAATCCGTTtaagtgtaatgtgtgttaTTCTGAATATAACAGCCTTCATGGTCTCCTGACTCATTATGGGAAGAAACATCCAGGCATGAAAGTCAAAGCTGTTGATTTTGCGCAAGAAACTGACCCAGGTTCCGTTTACAAGTGTCGGCACTGCCCTTATGCGAACTCTCGTATTCACGGAGTTCTAACACACTACCAGAAAAAGCATCCATTGATCAAAGTCACTGCTGAAGACTTTGCAGATGATATTGAACAAATGATTAACAATAATGAAGCTGAAGAGAAAGGCAAAACGCAGAGACAGGGATATGGTGCCTACAGGTGCAAAATATGCCCATACACTCATGGAACATTGGAAAAGTTGAAAATTCATTATGAGAAATATCACAATCACCCAGAATGGGAAGAATTCAAGTCTTCAAGCGTGCAGTTTTCTGACAGTAAAGAGGAAAGGCTGCCAGAATGTAGCTCCATGAGTGTAGAAGAAGTGAATGACTTTCAGTCCGCACTTGCTCAATTCCCCATTATCAAGGGTGAAAAACATGCTGTATTTAGATGTCAGCTTTGCAAATACTTCTGCTCTACCAGGAAGGGAATAGCTCGCCACTACCGCATTAAGCATAACAGTGCTCGAGCGCAACCTGAGGGAACAAACAGCGTTTTTAAGTGTGCCCTCTGTTCCTATACAAATACTTTACGCAAAGGGCTGGCGGCCCACTACCAGAAGCGCCATGACATCGATGCGTACTACACTCATTGCTTGGCAGCCTCCAAAGCTCTTTGTG contains:
- the LOC135233657 gene encoding zinc finger protein 462-like isoform X2, coding for MEVLQCDGCDFRAESCDDLKTHIQDVHTSVLQGVHTSVLLGVHTSVLQGVHTSVLQGVHTDFQQPTVGGEQAHPWSSSTSLNSLSQAEEEEDPAARNEDESPNEQTGIHSFDMDSGDVSSSNQMISNQSMKQSSKSASQFFQCKFCIRYFRSKPLLYEHTRKVHGIIEGALLSERKSLPPQASEECSYSILMQDGFEKVFSCQYCTYKSPRRARILKHQKIYHKSNLLESPGSPSESSIVSSSVIHPSQEPYCDLPEEVRQRSILESMVKPLTKSRGNFSCEWCSYQTVRRERWCDHMMKKHRSMVKIISSFKQLQDEGGEEASSKRDSPSSPRSLPSSNLILKNSSSTEYSSSYISGYTESAGSTIFRYTSEPVHKSQPYSQVKSNMSNSTESSVLSERGDFEKADSGMDLEINDSRSSSDDELEVLNVNEGSTKQQLSEEDNKMLEKEGIPFRKYMNRFQCPFCSFLTTHRQSISRHIENIHLSGKTTVYKCDECHFLCTSQLRLAAHKKCHMETSSEWEPGDIQNENPAGQSEEPMNGVNGSGKVIDKKSRTSAELSEQNPYCCTLCSFSTTSLKDLRDHQQQKHTCCQEVKVTAVEESSTEQHDSELETYSPSNYLQKTKMSILGFSSKKAVKTARKSINDVPLDLSPLKKRTRIDEIATNLQTKISQSKQQVDTMINLEDVDDVEEVNGSCVEMGEAGQDEWQLRKPSGFHRQRVHLRELEDPEEGIIGKEKHTPQQKFSPSNVPIQPTSDSEENVDEYCVSAESKGLQDQTDQDSQDDFQEGPGTLFYCKHCEYHNKSARSVSTHYQRMHPYIKFSFRYILDPEDQSAVFRCLECYVEYTTFDDLNQHYGEHHPEAINVLNLNQPDLVYKCRFCLYTSPNVRSLMPHYQRMHPTVKINNAMIFSSYIVEQPEKELSESQTLREILNSGPNNFAYSTSTPRSSAQSSPVHSKTPESCQEHAVLKESMFNNVVVYDCDICSFSSPNMHSVLVHYQKSHPQQKASYIRIQKSMREVDKCQTSGTTTCDSNTHSAPKISNASPLGIGDEMYHCKHCVYSNRSVVGVLVHYQKRHPEVKVTAKYIKHAPPTPGVLKLMEDLQLVLPKQFLKPFNNKVIDSSSSSVSRSGGGKEEVEMLFFCQHCDYGNRTVKGVLIHCQKKHRDVKANADLVRRHTAVVRSQREKAPLTRSGSASITSCAPDLEKMRPLRSLRCRLCPYTSPYVYALRKHLKKDHPTLKAAAITILQWAYQDGVLQAGYHCEWCIYSHSEPNGLLMHYQRRHPEHNVDYAYMAAKLWAGPDSPASPPQGSSDTKRYQCRNCDFEASSVWDITNHYHAVHPWAIKADESILLDIIKGSQSSGTTQTQVSEVHVALSNQFDSYACKHSAETLDVGPPPETVTRLSFASTSISYNPFKCNVCYSEYNSLHGLLTHYGKKHPGMKVKAVDFAQETDPGSVYKCRHCPYANSRIHGVLTHYQKKHPLIKVTAEDFADDIEQMINNNEAEEKGKTQRQGYGAYRCKICPYTHGTLEKLKIHYEKYHNHPEWEEFKSSSVQFSDSKEERLPECSSMSVEEVNDFQSALAQFPIIKGEKHAVFRCQLCKYFCSTRKGIARHYRIKHNSARAQPEGTNSVFKCALCSYTNTLRKGLAAHYQKRHDIDAYYTHCLAASKALCEKPSEAIAPETSRGEGPSLSEEIRLPVERRKCSLCSFQTFSQKSIISHYNKHHPGVFPKRQHPSKLGCYFTMVYTKEPEHLTDAEENKQIECPEKEKVNVAEWLPFKCVKCFKLSFNTAELLCMHYNDYHSKHFKRDFTTFPSPAQDHMDCYKCAQCDTDLMDLPELSAHLTNHNKEFWKQANQQERREQEEGTEQLESNTEKLGNHTNEGSVGYRCNFCMEVHSTLRAICSHLRTHVPDGEIQAGRVKEVAEGPVSGPAEVVNGDLPEVETLASGLRSLLSQAAVPRGRVDVQRGRVDGGVMKPAGGHPCSQCDRVLVSKQGLRSHERSHSSTLSPQGRHSCLFCHFTSPFRHTLDRHVQAQHGLHKPFQCQLCSFQSASLSPLRNHLQKAHAGGNTYRCLSCPFSTLTISQLKSHSLEAHQEELTLPDLRAASQTAPLSQSVTLDCEKSLTVLESEESEPPDIQLDHYQLGACTGASISPPTPSRPPTPRSPPAPSSLPAPPEAEPRPGGVLSCQLCDFRSGYIQSLRRHYRDRHGGRKLFKCKDCPFFTCYRPAFSLHVGAGHPSVPEENPKDLRCPLCLYHTKYKGSMIDHIVLHREERVVPLEVRRSKLSRHLQGVVFRCHRCTFTCSRDDTLQLHARKHHELKPYKCELCFYDSKRCQDLETHLSSEHKVMRNFELVGRVNLDQLEASKGQPVSLSSAEDEEEEEDHEEAKKEKQEEELSEQKEPPGSPCSRASACSEKPFRCEFCGRVFARGTEWERHVLRHGMTAAAREVERERVADAPARSGVSLVAVPAEGDFLGSTVKPESQDTPGRAKIEPLDKDEEMTKNYTSDMAEHCRKTNNSL
- the LOC135233657 gene encoding zinc finger protein 462-like isoform X3, which translates into the protein MEVLQCDGCDFRAESCDDLKTHIQDVHTSVLQGVHTSVLLGVHTSVLQGVHTSVLQGVHTDFQQPTVGGEQAHPWSSSTSLNSLSQAEEEEDPAARNEDESPNEQTGIHSFDMDSGDVSSSNQMISNQSMKQSSKSASQFFQCKFCIRYFRSKPLLYEHTRKVHGIIEGALLSERKSLPPQASEECSYSILMQDGFEKVFSCQYCTYKSPRRARILKHQKIYHKSNLLESPGSPSESSIVSSSVIHPSQEPYCDLPEEVRQRSILESMVKPLTKSRGNFSCEWCSYQTVRRERWCDHMMKKHRSMVKIISSFKQLQDEGGEEASSKRDSPSSPRSLPSSNLILKNSSSTEYSSSYISGYTESAGSTIFRYTSEPVHKSQPYSQVKSNMSNSTESSVLSERGDFEKADSGMDLEINDSRSSSDDELEVLNVNEGSTKQQLSEEDNKMLEKEGIPFRKYMNRFQCPFCSFLTTHRQSISRHIENIHLSGKTTVYKCDECHFLCTSQLRLAAHKKCHMETSSEWEPGDIQNENPAGQSEEPMNGVNGSGKVIDKKSRTSAELSEQNPYCCTLCSFSTTSLKDLRDHQQQKHTCCQEVKVTAVEESSTEQHDSELETYSPSNYLQKTKMSILGFSSKKAVKTARKSINDVPLDLSPLKKRTRIDEIATNLQTKISQSKQQVDTMINLEDVDDVEEVNGSCVEMGEAGQDEWQLRKPSGFHRQRVHLRELEDPEEGIIGKEKHTPQQKFSPSNVPIQPTSDSEENVDEYCVSAESKGLQDQTDQDSQDDFQEGPGTLFYCKHCEYHNKSARSVSTHYQRMHPYIKFSFRYILDPEDQSAVFRCLECYVEYTTFDDLNQHYGEHHPEAINVLNLNQPDLVYKCRFCLYTSPNVRSLMPHYQRMHPTVKINNAMIFSSYIVEQPEKELSESQTLREILNSGPNNFAYSTSTPRSSAQSSPVHSKTPESCQEHAVLKESMFNNVVVYDCDICSFSSPNMHSVLVHYQKSHPQQKASYIRIQKSMREVDKCQTSGTTTCDSNTHSAPKISNASPLGIGDEMYHCKHCVYSNRSVVGVLVHYQKRHPEVKVTAKYIKHAPPTPGVLKLMEDLQLVLPKQFLKPFNNKVIDSSSSSVSRSGGGKEEVEMLFFCQHCDYGNRTVKGVLIHCQKKHRDVKANADLVRRHTAVVRSQREKAPLTRSGSASITSCAPDLEKMRPLRSLRCRLCPYTSPYVYALRKHLKKDHPTLKAAAITILQWAYQDGVLQAGYHCEWCIYSHSEPNGLLMHYQRRHPEHNVDYAYMAAKLWAGPDSPASPPQGSSDTKRYQCRNCDFEASSVWDITNHYHAVHPWAIKADESILLDIIKGSQSSGTTQTQVSEVHVALSNQFDSYACKHSAETLDVGPPPETVTRLSFASTSISYNPFKCNVCYSEYNSLHGLLTHYGKKHPGMKVKAVDFAQETDPGSVYKCRHCPYANSRIHGVLTHYQKKHPLIKVTAEDFADDIEQMINNNEAEEKGKTQRQGYGAYRCKICPYTHGTLEKLKIHYEKYHNHPEWEEFKSSSVQFSDSKEERLPECSSMSVEEVNDFQSALAQFPIIKGEKHAVFRCQLCKYFCSTRKGIARHYRIKHNSARAQPEGTNSVFKCALCSYTNTLRKGLAAHYQKRHDIDAYYTHCLAASKALCEKPSEAIAPETSRGEGPSLSEEIRLPVERRKCSLCSFQTFSQKSIISHYNKHHPGVFPKRQHPSKLGCYFTMVYTKEPEHLTDAEENKQIECPEKEKVNVAEWLPFKCVKCFKLSFNTAELLCMHYNDYHSKHFKRDFTTFPSPAQDHMDCYKCAQCDTDLMDLPELSAHLTNHNKEFWKQANQQERREQEEGTEQLESNTEKLGNHTNEGSVGYRCNFCMEVHSTLRAICSHLRTHVPDGEIQAGRVKQEVAEGPVSGPAEVVNGDLPEVETLASGLRSLLSQAAVPRGRVDVQRGRVDGGVMKPAGGHPCSQCDRVLVSKQGLRSHERSHSSTLSPQGRHSCLFCHFTSPFRHTLDRHVQAQHGLHKPFQCQLCSFQSASLSPLRNHLQKAHAGGNTYRCLSCPFSTLTISQLKSHSLEAHQEELTLPDLRAASQTAPLSQSVTLDCEKSLTVLESEESEPPDIQLDHYQLGACTGASISPPTPSRPPTPRSPPAPSSLPAPPEAEPRPGGVLSCQLCDFRSGYIQSLRRHYRDRHGGRKLFKCKDCPFFTCYRPAFSLHVGAGHPSVPEENPKDLRCPLCLYHTKYKGSMIDHIVLHREERVVPLEVRRSKLSRHLQGVVFRCHRCTFTCSRDDTLQLHARKHHELKPYKCELCFYDSKRCQDLETHLSSEHKVMRNFELVGRVNLDQLEASKGQPVSLSSAEDEEEEEDHEEAKKEKQEEELSEQKGKLATTRTRSTPQTFCSLV
- the LOC135233657 gene encoding zinc finger protein 462-like isoform X1 gives rise to the protein MEVLQCDGCDFRAESCDDLKTHIQDVHTSVLQGVHTSVLLGVHTSVLQGVHTSVLQGVHTDFQQPTVGGEQAHPWSSSTSLNSLSQAEEEEDPAARNEDESPNEQTGIHSFDMDSGDVSSSNQMISNQSMKQSSKSASQFFQCKFCIRYFRSKPLLYEHTRKVHGIIEGALLSERKSLPPQASEECSYSILMQDGFEKVFSCQYCTYKSPRRARILKHQKIYHKSNLLESPGSPSESSIVSSSVIHPSQEPYCDLPEEVRQRSILESMVKPLTKSRGNFSCEWCSYQTVRRERWCDHMMKKHRSMVKIISSFKQLQDEGGEEASSKRDSPSSPRSLPSSNLILKNSSSTEYSSSYISGYTESAGSTIFRYTSEPVHKSQPYSQVKSNMSNSTESSVLSERGDFEKADSGMDLEINDSRSSSDDELEVLNVNEGSTKQQLSEEDNKMLEKEGIPFRKYMNRFQCPFCSFLTTHRQSISRHIENIHLSGKTTVYKCDECHFLCTSQLRLAAHKKCHMETSSEWEPGDIQNENPAGQSEEPMNGVNGSGKVIDKKSRTSAELSEQNPYCCTLCSFSTTSLKDLRDHQQQKHTCCQEVKVTAVEESSTEQHDSELETYSPSNYLQKTKMSILGFSSKKAVKTARKSINDVPLDLSPLKKRTRIDEIATNLQTKISQSKQQVDTMINLEDVDDVEEVNGSCVEMGEAGQDEWQLRKPSGFHRQRVHLRELEDPEEGIIGKEKHTPQQKFSPSNVPIQPTSDSEENVDEYCVSAESKGLQDQTDQDSQDDFQEGPGTLFYCKHCEYHNKSARSVSTHYQRMHPYIKFSFRYILDPEDQSAVFRCLECYVEYTTFDDLNQHYGEHHPEAINVLNLNQPDLVYKCRFCLYTSPNVRSLMPHYQRMHPTVKINNAMIFSSYIVEQPEKELSESQTLREILNSGPNNFAYSTSTPRSSAQSSPVHSKTPESCQEHAVLKESMFNNVVVYDCDICSFSSPNMHSVLVHYQKSHPQQKASYIRIQKSMREVDKCQTSGTTTCDSNTHSAPKISNASPLGIGDEMYHCKHCVYSNRSVVGVLVHYQKRHPEVKVTAKYIKHAPPTPGVLKLMEDLQLVLPKQFLKPFNNKVIDSSSSSVSRSGGGKEEVEMLFFCQHCDYGNRTVKGVLIHCQKKHRDVKANADLVRRHTAVVRSQREKAPLTRSGSASITSCAPDLEKMRPLRSLRCRLCPYTSPYVYALRKHLKKDHPTLKAAAITILQWAYQDGVLQAGYHCEWCIYSHSEPNGLLMHYQRRHPEHNVDYAYMAAKLWAGPDSPASPPQGSSDTKRYQCRNCDFEASSVWDITNHYHAVHPWAIKADESILLDIIKGSQSSGTTQTQVSEVHVALSNQFDSYACKHSAETLDVGPPPETVTRLSFASTSISYNPFKCNVCYSEYNSLHGLLTHYGKKHPGMKVKAVDFAQETDPGSVYKCRHCPYANSRIHGVLTHYQKKHPLIKVTAEDFADDIEQMINNNEAEEKGKTQRQGYGAYRCKICPYTHGTLEKLKIHYEKYHNHPEWEEFKSSSVQFSDSKEERLPECSSMSVEEVNDFQSALAQFPIIKGEKHAVFRCQLCKYFCSTRKGIARHYRIKHNSARAQPEGTNSVFKCALCSYTNTLRKGLAAHYQKRHDIDAYYTHCLAASKALCEKPSEAIAPETSRGEGPSLSEEIRLPVERRKCSLCSFQTFSQKSIISHYNKHHPGVFPKRQHPSKLGCYFTMVYTKEPEHLTDAEENKQIECPEKEKVNVAEWLPFKCVKCFKLSFNTAELLCMHYNDYHSKHFKRDFTTFPSPAQDHMDCYKCAQCDTDLMDLPELSAHLTNHNKEFWKQANQQERREQEEGTEQLESNTEKLGNHTNEGSVGYRCNFCMEVHSTLRAICSHLRTHVPDGEIQAGRVKQEVAEGPVSGPAEVVNGDLPEVETLASGLRSLLSQAAVPRGRVDVQRGRVDGGVMKPAGGHPCSQCDRVLVSKQGLRSHERSHSSTLSPQGRHSCLFCHFTSPFRHTLDRHVQAQHGLHKPFQCQLCSFQSASLSPLRNHLQKAHAGGNTYRCLSCPFSTLTISQLKSHSLEAHQEELTLPDLRAASQTAPLSQSVTLDCEKSLTVLESEESEPPDIQLDHYQLGACTGASISPPTPSRPPTPRSPPAPSSLPAPPEAEPRPGGVLSCQLCDFRSGYIQSLRRHYRDRHGGRKLFKCKDCPFFTCYRPAFSLHVGAGHPSVPEENPKDLRCPLCLYHTKYKGSMIDHIVLHREERVVPLEVRRSKLSRHLQGVVFRCHRCTFTCSRDDTLQLHARKHHELKPYKCELCFYDSKRCQDLETHLSSEHKVMRNFELVGRVNLDQLEASKGQPVSLSSAEDEEEEEDHEEAKKEKQEEELSEQKEPPGSPCSRASACSEKPFRCEFCGRVFARGTEWERHVLRHGMTAAAREVERERVADAPARSGVSLVAVPAEGDFLGSTVKPESQDTPGRAKIEPLDKDEEMTKNYTSDMAEHCRKTNNSL